Proteins encoded within one genomic window of Nitrospirota bacterium:
- the proB gene encoding glutamate 5-kinase — protein sequence MKRVVIKIGSNIIASAEQGLNTRRLKGIVSDISEIIDMGAEAVIVSSGAIAAGLKKLGLKEKPKDIKLKQAAAAIGQSSLMWAYEKSFAEFDKKVAQVLLTRDVITERTRYINAKNTLLTLIQHDVIPVINENDAVAVDEIKFGDNDQLAALTSGLVEAEMLIILSDVDGLYSKDPKYKSAEIITSVGRITPEIEKLAGKEGSAVGTGGMYSKLLAAKQANNHGIPVVIMSGKKRGLLKRLFEGKSAGTYFKANETKLSSRDGWIAYGIRSKGTLVLDEGAVTALLKKKKSLLPSGIVRIDGEFKKGDAVNCIDRKGHNIAKGLTNYSSKDLNKIIGKKTSEIENILGYKHSDEVLHKDNLVLA from the coding sequence ATGAAGAGGGTAGTAATAAAGATCGGAAGCAATATCATCGCTTCTGCCGAACAGGGCCTTAATACGAGAAGGCTGAAGGGGATAGTCAGCGACATATCGGAAATAATTGATATGGGCGCTGAAGCGGTCATCGTATCTTCAGGCGCAATTGCGGCAGGGCTGAAAAAGCTCGGCCTGAAAGAAAAGCCGAAAGATATAAAACTGAAGCAGGCTGCTGCTGCCATAGGCCAGTCAAGCCTGATGTGGGCGTATGAAAAAAGTTTCGCGGAATTTGACAAAAAGGTGGCGCAGGTTCTTCTGACAAGGGATGTGATCACTGAAAGGACAAGATACATTAACGCAAAGAACACTCTGCTGACGCTTATTCAACACGATGTCATCCCTGTTATTAATGAGAATGACGCTGTTGCTGTTGACGAGATAAAGTTCGGCGACAACGACCAGCTTGCCGCGCTTACATCAGGGCTTGTAGAGGCGGAGATGCTCATTATACTTTCTGACGTTGACGGGCTGTATTCAAAAGACCCTAAATACAAGAGCGCAGAGATAATAACCAGTGTAGGCCGCATCACCCCTGAGATCGAGAAACTGGCAGGCAAAGAGGGAAGCGCGGTCGGGACTGGCGGCATGTATTCCAAGCTGCTCGCGGCAAAACAGGCGAATAACCACGGCATCCCTGTCGTGATAATGAGCGGCAAAAAGAGAGGGCTTCTCAAGCGCCTGTTCGAAGGTAAAAGCGCAGGCACATACTTTAAGGCTAATGAGACTAAACTCTCATCCAGGGATGGATGGATAGCCTACGGCATAAGATCAAAAGGCACACTCGTTCTTGATGAAGGGGCTGTTACGGCACTACTTAAAAAGAAGAAGAGCCTGCTGCCTTCAGGCATTGTGAGGATCGACGGTGAGTTTAAAAAAGGCGACGCGGTCAACTGCATCGACAGAAAAGGGCATAATATAGCCAAGGGGCTGACCAACTATTCATCAAAAGACCTCAATAAGATAATCGGCAAAAAAACCTCTGAGATAGAAAATATCCTGGGATATAAACATTCAGACGAGGTTCTTCACAAGGACAATCTGGTTCTGGCCTAA